A window of the Synechococcus sp. JA-3-3Ab genome harbors these coding sequences:
- the metH gene encoding methionine synthase, with protein MTHPFLQHLQERVIVFDGAMGSSLQAQNLTAADFGGPELEGCNEILVLSKPEAVERVHRGFLEVGADVIETDTFGATSIVLAEYGIAEKAYELNVAAARLAKRLAAEFSTPEKPRFVAGSIGPTTKLPTLGHIGFDEMRASYAEQVRGLIDGGVDLLIIETCQDILQTKAALVAVQQEFARRGIRLPLVVSLTFEVQGTMLVGTEIGAALAILEPYPIDVLGLNCATGPDKMAEHIRYLSRHSPFPISCIPNAGLPENIGGKAHYKLTPEQLRFHLEHFVRDLGVAVVGGCCGTRPGHIAALVEAVRGLRPKRRSVERIQAAASIYAPQPYLQENSFLIIGERLNASGSKKMRELLNAEDWDGLVALAREQVREGSHILDVNVDYVGRDGVRDMRELVSRLVTQIPIPLMLDSTDWQKMEAGLKVAGGKCLLNSTNYEDGEERFFKVLELAKTYGAGVVIGTIDEEGMARTAEKKFQIAERAYRQAVEYGIPPYEIFFDPLALPISTGIEEDRANGAATLEAIRRIRQAFPEAHILLGISNISFGLSPAARVVLNSVFLHECRQAGLDAAIVSAAKILPLSKIPEEQQQVCRDLIWDRRQFNAEGICTYDPLARLTELFAGVSGQELRATGSLAKLPLEERLRRHIIDGERIGLEETLAEALQKYPPLEIINTFLLDGMKEVGELFGAGKMQLPFVLQSAETMKAAVKYLEPFMEKVGGEVCKGTFLIATVKGDVHDIGKNLVDIILTNNGYKVINLGIKQPVENIIEAYEKYKPDCIAMSGLLVKSTAFMKENLEVFNERGITVPVILGGAALTRRFVEEDCRQTYKGQVIYGRDAFADLHFMDRLMQAKAAGRWDDRLGFLDNFELGSRSDNRQRRAAAAVEERDPTLPAPEVTVGAAPAPAVSAGDGGADTRRSEAVTLDTERPIPPFWGSQVLEPDQIPWPEVFFYIDKQALVAGQWQIRKPRDQSAEEFAQFLATQVEPVIERWKERIVTEDLLRPQVVYGYFPAQAEGNTVILFDPASFPELFALEPGSTTYLQLPTVDRPRLSPQVRELARFTFPRQKSGQRLCIADFFADRSTGLVDVFPMQAVTVGPEATAYAQHLFAEGQYTDYLYFHGLAVTLAEALAEWCHARIRRELGFGGEDSPDIRQILHQGYRGSRYSFGYPACPNIADQRVLLELLQTERIGLRMDESDQLDPEQSTTAIVAYHPAARYFNT; from the coding sequence ATGACCCATCCCTTCCTGCAGCATCTCCAGGAACGTGTGATCGTCTTCGACGGGGCAATGGGATCCTCTCTGCAAGCCCAGAACCTGACGGCAGCGGATTTTGGCGGGCCGGAGCTAGAAGGCTGCAACGAGATCCTGGTGCTGAGCAAGCCGGAGGCGGTGGAGCGGGTACACCGGGGCTTTCTGGAGGTGGGGGCCGATGTCATCGAGACCGATACTTTTGGCGCCACCTCGATCGTCTTGGCCGAGTACGGGATCGCGGAAAAAGCCTACGAGCTGAACGTGGCGGCAGCGCGCCTGGCCAAGCGGCTGGCGGCGGAGTTTTCGACGCCGGAAAAGCCTCGCTTTGTGGCCGGCTCCATCGGCCCCACCACCAAGCTGCCCACCCTAGGGCACATCGGTTTTGACGAGATGCGGGCCAGCTACGCCGAGCAGGTGCGGGGCCTGATCGACGGGGGGGTGGATCTCCTCATCATCGAGACCTGTCAAGATATCCTGCAGACCAAGGCGGCGCTGGTGGCCGTGCAGCAGGAGTTTGCCCGGCGCGGGATCCGCCTGCCGCTGGTGGTGTCTCTGACCTTTGAGGTGCAGGGGACGATGCTGGTGGGCACGGAGATCGGGGCGGCGCTGGCCATCCTGGAGCCCTACCCCATCGATGTGCTGGGCCTCAACTGCGCCACCGGGCCGGACAAGATGGCTGAGCACATCCGCTACCTCTCCCGCCATTCTCCCTTTCCCATCTCCTGCATCCCCAACGCCGGCCTGCCGGAAAACATCGGCGGCAAGGCCCACTACAAGCTCACGCCGGAGCAGTTGCGCTTCCACCTGGAGCACTTTGTGCGGGATCTGGGGGTGGCGGTGGTGGGGGGCTGCTGCGGCACCCGCCCGGGTCACATCGCCGCTTTGGTGGAGGCTGTGCGGGGGCTGCGGCCCAAACGCCGCTCCGTCGAGCGCATCCAGGCTGCCGCTTCCATCTATGCCCCTCAGCCCTACCTGCAGGAGAACTCTTTTTTGATCATCGGCGAGCGGCTCAACGCCAGCGGCTCCAAGAAGATGCGGGAGCTGCTGAATGCCGAAGATTGGGACGGCCTGGTGGCCCTGGCGCGGGAGCAGGTGCGGGAGGGATCCCACATCTTGGATGTCAACGTGGACTATGTGGGCCGGGACGGGGTGCGGGATATGCGGGAGCTGGTCTCGCGGCTGGTGACCCAGATACCCATTCCCCTGATGCTGGATTCCACCGACTGGCAGAAGATGGAGGCCGGCCTCAAGGTGGCCGGGGGCAAGTGCCTGCTCAACTCCACCAACTACGAGGATGGGGAAGAGCGCTTCTTCAAGGTGCTGGAGCTGGCCAAGACCTACGGCGCGGGGGTGGTCATCGGCACCATCGACGAGGAGGGCATGGCCCGCACCGCCGAGAAGAAGTTCCAGATTGCCGAGCGGGCCTATCGCCAGGCCGTTGAGTACGGGATCCCGCCCTACGAGATTTTCTTTGACCCGCTGGCTTTGCCCATCTCCACCGGCATCGAGGAAGACCGGGCCAACGGGGCGGCTACCCTGGAGGCCATCCGCCGCATCCGCCAGGCTTTTCCTGAGGCCCACATTCTCTTGGGCATCTCCAACATCTCCTTTGGGCTCTCGCCGGCAGCCCGCGTGGTCTTGAACTCGGTGTTTTTGCACGAGTGCCGCCAGGCCGGCCTGGATGCCGCCATCGTCAGCGCCGCCAAGATCCTGCCCCTGAGCAAGATCCCGGAAGAACAGCAGCAGGTGTGCCGGGATCTGATCTGGGATCGGCGCCAGTTCAACGCTGAGGGCATCTGCACCTACGATCCCCTGGCGCGGCTGACGGAGCTGTTTGCGGGGGTTTCCGGGCAGGAGCTGCGGGCGACCGGATCCCTGGCCAAACTGCCCTTGGAGGAGCGGCTGCGGCGGCACATCATCGACGGCGAGCGCATCGGCCTGGAGGAGACCCTGGCAGAGGCGCTGCAGAAATACCCCCCCCTGGAGATCATCAACACCTTTTTGCTAGACGGCATGAAGGAGGTGGGGGAGCTTTTTGGCGCCGGCAAAATGCAACTGCCGTTTGTGCTGCAGTCGGCAGAAACCATGAAGGCGGCGGTGAAATACCTGGAGCCCTTCATGGAAAAAGTAGGCGGGGAGGTGTGCAAAGGCACCTTCTTGATCGCCACCGTCAAGGGGGATGTCCACGACATCGGCAAAAACCTGGTGGACATCATCCTCACCAACAACGGCTACAAGGTCATCAATTTGGGCATCAAGCAGCCGGTGGAAAACATCATCGAGGCCTACGAAAAGTACAAGCCCGACTGCATTGCCATGAGCGGCCTGTTGGTGAAATCCACCGCCTTTATGAAAGAGAATCTGGAGGTGTTTAACGAGCGGGGCATTACCGTGCCGGTGATCTTGGGAGGGGCGGCCCTCACCCGCCGCTTTGTGGAAGAAGACTGCCGCCAGACCTACAAGGGCCAAGTCATCTACGGCCGCGACGCCTTTGCCGACCTGCACTTTATGGATCGGCTGATGCAGGCCAAGGCGGCCGGGCGCTGGGATGACCGGCTGGGTTTTCTGGATAACTTCGAGCTGGGATCCCGCTCTGACAACCGCCAGAGGAGAGCTGCGGCAGCCGTGGAGGAAAGGGATCCCACCTTGCCGGCTCCAGAGGTGACCGTGGGCGCCGCTCCTGCCCCTGCTGTCTCGGCTGGCGACGGCGGGGCAGACACCCGTCGTTCCGAGGCGGTTACCCTCGATACCGAGCGGCCCATCCCCCCCTTCTGGGGATCCCAAGTTCTCGAGCCGGATCAGATCCCCTGGCCGGAGGTCTTCTTCTACATCGACAAGCAGGCCCTGGTGGCCGGCCAGTGGCAGATCCGCAAGCCGCGCGACCAGTCGGCGGAGGAGTTTGCCCAGTTTCTCGCCACCCAGGTGGAGCCGGTGATCGAGCGCTGGAAGGAGCGGATTGTTACCGAGGACTTGCTGCGCCCGCAGGTGGTTTATGGCTACTTCCCGGCGCAGGCGGAAGGGAATACGGTGATCCTCTTCGACCCGGCCAGCTTCCCCGAGCTGTTTGCTCTAGAGCCCGGCTCCACCACCTATTTGCAATTGCCCACCGTCGATCGCCCTCGGCTTTCTCCCCAGGTGCGGGAGCTGGCCCGCTTCACCTTCCCCCGCCAGAAGAGCGGCCAGCGCCTCTGCATTGCCGACTTCTTCGCCGACCGCTCCACCGGCCTGGTGGACGTCTTCCCCATGCAGGCAGTTACAGTGGGGCCAGAGGCCACGGCCTACGCCCAGCACCTCTTTGCCGAGGGCCAGTACACCGACTATCTCTATTTCCACGGCCTGGCCGTCACCCTGGCAGAGGCCTTGGCGGAGTGGTGCCATGCCCGCATCCGGCGGGAGCTGGGCTTTGGCGGCGAGGACAGCCCCGACATCCGCCAGATCCTGCACCAGGGCTACCGCGGCTCCCGCTACAGCTTCGGCTATCCCGCCTGCCCCAACATCGCCGATCAGCGAGTTTTGTTGGAGCTGCTCCAGACGGAGCGCATCGGCCTGAGGATGGACGAAAGCGACCAGTTGGATCCTGAGCAGTCCACCACCGCCATCGTCGCCTACCACCCGGCGGCCCGCTATTTCAATACTTGA
- a CDS encoding ABC transporter permease translates to MAKIPIWLRGVSYAIYGFLYLPILLIAVYSFNRARFGLVWTGFTFDWYWALFRNAAIWQATQNTLVLAGVSTLVSTLLGSLLGYGLYRYRFPGQKAVQGLLLLPVVVPDIVMAITLLLFYQLVRAYTGWFELGLGTMVIAHITFQIAFVAIVVRSRLQLLDPALEEAAYDLYANTWQKLRYVTLPLAMPGILAAALLAFTLSIDDFVISFFTSGPESQTLPILIYSTARRGVTPEINALSTVIVAITLVAVMGFPLLSRSSRERGRG, encoded by the coding sequence GTGGCGAAGATACCCATCTGGCTGCGGGGAGTGAGCTATGCCATCTATGGCTTTCTCTACCTGCCGATTTTGCTCATTGCTGTCTATTCCTTTAACCGCGCCCGCTTCGGGTTGGTGTGGACAGGCTTTACCTTCGATTGGTACTGGGCTCTCTTTCGCAATGCTGCGATCTGGCAGGCCACGCAAAATACCCTTGTCTTGGCTGGAGTCAGCACCCTGGTGAGCACGCTGCTGGGATCCCTTTTGGGCTATGGGCTGTACCGCTACCGCTTCCCCGGCCAGAAGGCTGTGCAGGGACTGCTGCTGTTGCCGGTGGTCGTCCCCGACATTGTGATGGCCATTACCCTGCTGTTGTTTTACCAGTTGGTGCGCGCCTACACCGGCTGGTTTGAGCTGGGCCTGGGGACGATGGTGATTGCCCACATCACCTTTCAGATTGCCTTTGTGGCCATCGTGGTGCGCAGCCGCCTGCAGCTTTTGGATCCGGCTTTGGAGGAAGCCGCCTACGACCTCTACGCCAACACCTGGCAGAAGCTGCGCTACGTCACACTGCCGCTGGCCATGCCAGGGATCCTGGCCGCGGCGCTGCTGGCCTTTACCCTCTCCATCGACGATTTTGTGATCTCCTTTTTCACCAGCGGGCCCGAAAGCCAGACCCTGCCCATTTTGATCTACAGCACGGCGCGGCGAGGGGTGACGCCGGAGATCAACGCCCTCTCCACCGTGATCGTCGCGATAACCTTGGTTGCCGTGATGGGCTTTCCCCTGCTCAGCCGCTCCTCTAGGGAGAGGGGCCGGGGGTGA
- a CDS encoding alpha/beta fold hydrolase produces MREQELLERLPLAQRLAELRARIQEIPLHRVQLEGLNLAGAESCWAAYRELGQGEMPLLFLHGFMATHANWWPLMQGLGDRYRCIALDLLGFGQSSQPALRYDIAVEVEFVRGFVEALRLPEPVLVGHSFGGWVAAAYAIRYPLRGLVLLAPAGIRDDSFVKRYRHMRLLLREGAWVDRLLRAAIPLARWGRWEERLAWLLWLRGSLRQQPVARQFLRQRLRPQAAVDTVERQLHAIQVPTLVVAAERDDTIPLWHCQAYAEGIPGAQLKILPGAGHAIPALHAEQVLPLIREFLESLSPKLD; encoded by the coding sequence ATGAGGGAGCAAGAGCTACTGGAACGACTGCCCTTGGCGCAGCGTCTGGCGGAGTTGAGGGCCCGCATTCAAGAGATCCCGCTGCACAGGGTGCAGTTGGAGGGATTAAATCTGGCGGGAGCAGAGTCCTGCTGGGCCGCCTATCGGGAGCTGGGGCAAGGCGAGATGCCGCTGCTGTTTTTGCACGGCTTCATGGCCACTCACGCCAATTGGTGGCCGCTGATGCAAGGGTTGGGCGACCGATACCGCTGCATCGCCCTGGATTTGCTGGGGTTTGGTCAGTCCAGCCAACCGGCTCTGCGCTACGACATCGCCGTGGAGGTAGAGTTTGTGCGCGGGTTTGTCGAGGCGCTGCGCCTGCCTGAGCCGGTGTTGGTGGGCCACTCTTTTGGCGGCTGGGTGGCGGCGGCCTACGCCATTCGTTACCCCCTGCGGGGGTTGGTCTTACTGGCGCCTGCCGGGATCCGCGACGACAGCTTTGTCAAACGCTACCGGCACATGCGGCTTTTGCTCCGGGAAGGCGCGTGGGTTGATAGGCTGCTGCGAGCCGCCATCCCCCTGGCCCGTTGGGGACGTTGGGAGGAGCGACTGGCTTGGCTGCTGTGGCTGCGGGGATCCCTGCGCCAACAGCCGGTGGCCCGCCAATTTCTCCGCCAGCGCCTGCGCCCCCAAGCTGCCGTCGATACGGTCGAACGTCAGCTTCATGCCATTCAGGTTCCCACCCTAGTAGTTGCCGCTGAGCGGGACGACACCATTCCCCTCTGGCATTGCCAAGCCTATGCGGAGGGGATCCCTGGAGCCCAGCTCAAGATCCTGCCCGGTGCTGGACACGCCATCCCCGCCCTGCATGCGGAGCAGGTGCTGCCCTTGATTCGAGAGTTTCTGGAGAGCTTGAGCCCAAAGCTGGACTAA
- the tnpA gene encoding IS200/IS605-like element ISSoc3 family transposase — protein MVVAGQDPVLVGDNHETVLAFSATSYNIGHRSVYSLQIHLVLVTKYRRRVITAPMLQRLEDIFRATCQKWRCSLVEFKGEADHVHLLVSFPPDVQVSKLVNNLKTVSSRLIRKEFATEVARFYSKPVFWTGAYFVASCGGVTVEELKKYVEQQATPRL, from the coding sequence TTGGTCGTCGCTGGGCAGGATCCGGTACTCGTAGGTGATAATCATGAGACGGTTCTAGCATTTAGCGCAACGAGCTACAACATAGGCCATCGTTCTGTTTACAGCCTACAAATCCACTTGGTGCTGGTGACAAAGTACCGTCGTCGGGTGATAACTGCTCCAATGTTGCAGAGGCTGGAAGATATATTTCGAGCGACCTGCCAAAAGTGGCGCTGTTCCTTGGTGGAGTTCAAGGGTGAGGCGGATCATGTGCATCTGTTGGTGAGTTTTCCGCCGGATGTTCAGGTCTCGAAGCTGGTGAACAACCTGAAAACAGTCTCCAGCCGGTTGATTCGCAAAGAGTTCGCCACAGAGGTGGCACGGTTCTACAGCAAGCCTGTATTTTGGACAGGGGCCTATTTTGTTGCCTCTTGTGGTGGGGTCACCGTTGAGGAGTTGAAGAAGTATGTCGAGCAGCAGGCAACGCCCAGATTGTGA
- a CDS encoding RNA-guided endonuclease InsQ/TnpB family protein, with the protein MIITYEYRILPSDDQAALMTEWLELLRRQWNDALGQRLDWLTATRCPIDRCSLVSCPLPVSEAPLEPNYYRQAGSLKQIKQLFPAYRGIYADVLQQNLIRLDKAWKAWQVPDSTGKRRGRPRFKKAGELRSFTFPRINCPKAGAHLEGETLRLSKIGSMPVVLHRPLPEGFVPKTCTVVRKADGWYVCISLEDKSVPLPEPVPVKKAVGIDVGLDRFLTTSDGEVVPIPRYYRQAQKHLARQQRQLSRKVKGSANWKRQATKVACLQLHVARQRKAFHYQVAHWLVGQYDLLVVEDLNVRGLARTRLAKSILDAAWGRFLDILTAVAVKRGKQVLRVEPRGTSQNCCVCEERVPKTLSERVHDCPRCGSWDRDLNAAIEILKRGLRSPRIRGDIGGRWDCRSLAVEDPGLPVR; encoded by the coding sequence ATGATTATCACCTACGAGTACCGGATCCTGCCCAGCGACGACCAAGCCGCTCTGATGACCGAGTGGCTGGAATTGTTGCGGCGGCAGTGGAACGACGCTCTGGGGCAGAGACTGGACTGGCTGACCGCAACCCGTTGCCCAATTGACCGTTGCAGTCTTGTCTCGTGCCCGTTGCCTGTGTCAGAAGCTCCGCTGGAGCCGAATTATTATCGGCAGGCGGGATCCCTCAAACAAATCAAGCAACTGTTCCCGGCTTACCGGGGCATTTACGCTGATGTGCTGCAGCAAAACTTGATACGGCTGGACAAGGCGTGGAAAGCGTGGCAGGTGCCGGATAGCACAGGCAAGCGGCGGGGGCGGCCTCGCTTCAAAAAAGCGGGGGAGTTGAGATCCTTCACATTCCCCCGCATCAATTGCCCCAAGGCGGGAGCGCATCTGGAAGGGGAGACTCTGCGGCTGAGCAAGATTGGCTCGATGCCTGTGGTGCTGCACCGCCCCTTGCCGGAGGGGTTTGTACCAAAAACCTGCACAGTGGTGCGCAAGGCCGATGGGTGGTATGTCTGCATCAGCTTGGAAGACAAAAGCGTTCCTCTCCCAGAGCCTGTGCCGGTCAAAAAGGCGGTGGGCATTGATGTGGGATTGGATAGGTTTCTCACCACCAGCGATGGGGAGGTGGTGCCTATCCCGCGGTACTACCGCCAAGCTCAAAAGCACTTGGCCCGACAGCAGCGGCAACTGAGCCGCAAGGTGAAGGGATCCGCCAACTGGAAGAGACAAGCCACGAAAGTTGCTTGTTTGCAGTTGCACGTTGCCCGACAACGCAAAGCGTTCCACTACCAAGTGGCGCACTGGCTGGTGGGGCAATACGACCTGTTGGTGGTGGAGGATCTCAACGTCCGAGGGCTGGCACGGACTCGGTTGGCTAAATCGATTTTGGATGCGGCTTGGGGACGATTTCTTGACATTCTGACAGCAGTGGCGGTCAAACGCGGCAAACAGGTGTTGAGAGTAGAACCCCGTGGTACGTCCCAAAATTGTTGTGTTTGTGAGGAGCGTGTTCCCAAGACCTTGTCGGAACGGGTGCATGATTGCCCTCGTTGCGGGTCGTGGGACAGAGACTTGAACGCTGCTATCGAGATTTTGAAGCGTGGACTCAGGTCCCCCCGTATACGGGGGGATATAGGGGGGCGGTGGGACTGCCGCTCTCTGGCTGTGGAGGATCCTGGTTTACCAGTCCGTTGA
- a CDS encoding LysR substrate-binding domain-containing protein, whose translation MADELPFTLDQLLIVQAIAQQGSFRRAAESLFVSQPAVSLQVQNLERQLGVVLFDRGGRKVELTDAGQVLLHYSERILKLCREAVQALANLQEMGGGHLVLGASQTVGTYVMPSLIAQYHRSYPQISVQLLVQSTRRIAQKLVEGRLDLAIVGGEIPFDLQRHLKVIALAEDEYVLVGAPSCALDAPALVDLLTLPFITLDPQSSTRQTIDRVLNRHGINPGQLNVRLELSSIEAIKNAVQAGLGVAFLSMVAVGSDLEQGRLKKLAVEGLQIRRTLWLAFNPERYQSQAATRFREGLLSCQDWLKTPPPHLQLLA comes from the coding sequence ATGGCGGATGAACTGCCGTTTACCCTGGATCAGCTCCTCATCGTTCAGGCGATTGCGCAGCAGGGGAGTTTTCGGCGGGCTGCGGAGAGCCTGTTTGTCTCCCAGCCAGCGGTCAGCTTGCAGGTGCAGAACCTGGAGCGACAGTTGGGAGTGGTGTTGTTTGACCGCGGCGGGCGCAAGGTGGAGCTGACGGATGCGGGGCAGGTGTTGCTGCACTACAGCGAGCGCATCCTCAAGCTCTGCCGGGAAGCGGTTCAAGCTCTGGCCAATTTGCAAGAGATGGGAGGGGGGCACTTGGTTTTGGGGGCCAGCCAAACGGTGGGCACCTACGTCATGCCCTCTTTGATCGCGCAGTATCACCGCAGCTATCCCCAGATTTCGGTGCAGCTCTTGGTGCAATCCACACGGCGAATTGCCCAGAAGCTGGTGGAGGGTCGGCTGGATCTGGCCATTGTCGGCGGGGAGATCCCCTTTGACTTACAGCGGCATTTGAAGGTGATTGCTCTGGCGGAAGACGAATACGTGTTGGTCGGCGCCCCCAGCTGTGCCCTCGATGCTCCCGCCCTTGTGGATCTGTTGACTTTGCCCTTCATTACCCTGGATCCCCAGTCTTCCACGCGGCAGACCATCGACCGGGTGCTGAATCGCCACGGCATCAACCCGGGCCAGCTAAATGTACGGCTGGAACTCAGCTCGATTGAGGCAATCAAGAATGCCGTCCAGGCTGGCTTGGGGGTGGCTTTTTTGTCGATGGTGGCGGTGGGCTCCGACTTGGAGCAAGGGCGGCTGAAAAAGCTGGCGGTGGAAGGGCTGCAGATACGGCGCACCCTTTGGCTGGCGTTTAACCCGGAGCGCTATCAATCGCAGGCGGCCACCCGCTTTCGCGAGGGGCTGCTGAGCTGCCAAGACTGGCTGAAAACTCCCCCTCCCCACTTACAGTTGCTCGCTTGA
- a CDS encoding thermonuclease family protein, whose product MQTIPVVKSAMQRVKSMMQKSLRSVPISHRPKSLLISQGRSLIKLSSLLALPLLVSAWPAWALTLVARPDLRSLKRAQVIRVVDYNTLVVQLEGDLNLRLVQLIGIAPLPAELNPTWTKLRGQTPLPISNAGQYLQTALLGREVFLELDPALAPTPTLPAYVWRANTLINQEMLFLGHGLLSPQTNGLKYGVILKEAANAARQQGRGYWTPYGPR is encoded by the coding sequence ATGCAAACCATCCCTGTCGTCAAGTCCGCCATGCAACGGGTGAAGTCCATGATGCAGAAATCGCTGCGGTCTGTTCCCATCTCTCACCGTCCCAAGTCTCTGTTGATATCTCAGGGACGGAGTTTAATTAAGCTGAGCAGCCTGCTGGCCTTGCCCTTGCTGGTCTCGGCATGGCCCGCTTGGGCCTTGACCTTGGTGGCCCGTCCGGATCTACGCAGCCTCAAACGGGCACAAGTCATTCGGGTGGTCGATTACAACACCCTGGTTGTCCAGCTCGAAGGGGACTTGAATTTGCGGCTGGTGCAACTGATCGGGATTGCTCCTCTGCCGGCAGAGCTCAATCCTACGTGGACGAAGCTGCGCGGGCAAACCCCTCTGCCCATCTCCAATGCTGGTCAATACCTGCAGACGGCTTTGCTGGGGCGCGAGGTTTTCTTGGAGTTGGATCCCGCTCTGGCCCCCACCCCCACCCTGCCTGCCTACGTTTGGCGGGCCAATACCCTCATCAACCAGGAAATGCTGTTTTTGGGGCATGGCCTACTGTCGCCGCAAACCAATGGCCTCAAGTACGGCGTCATTCTCAAAGAGGCAGCCAATGCGGCAAGGCAACAGGGGCGCGGCTATTGGACGCCCTATGGCCCTCGCTAG
- a CDS encoding YqeG family HAD IIIA-type phosphatase, which produces MVRKPWFKLLQPDVVVAGTVLRLRAEDLLAWQVRGVIFDVDDTLVPIRQAEVDPAVAAWLEQLRPHFQIWLVSNNLNRNRIRQIGESLNLPSIHGAGKPSRRALRRAVAQMNLPVEAVAIVGDRLWTDILAGNRLGLVTVLVNSLLPKTLEKSPAAILDPRV; this is translated from the coding sequence ATGGTACGCAAACCTTGGTTCAAGCTCCTGCAACCGGATGTGGTGGTGGCCGGCACTGTCTTGCGGCTGCGGGCAGAAGATCTGTTGGCCTGGCAGGTGAGGGGCGTCATCTTCGACGTGGACGACACGCTGGTGCCGATCCGCCAGGCTGAGGTGGATCCGGCTGTGGCCGCCTGGCTGGAGCAATTGCGCCCCCACTTTCAGATTTGGCTGGTGAGCAACAACCTCAACCGCAACCGCATTCGCCAAATCGGCGAGAGCTTGAACCTGCCTTCCATTCACGGCGCCGGCAAACCCTCGCGGCGCGCTCTGCGGCGGGCTGTGGCGCAAATGAACCTGCCGGTGGAGGCGGTGGCCATCGTGGGCGATCGCCTGTGGACGGATATCCTGGCGGGCAATCGGCTGGGCTTGGTTACCGTATTGGTCAACTCCCTCCTGCCCAAGACTCTGGAGAAGAGCCCTGCGGCCATCCTGGATCCCCGCGTTTGA
- the mltG gene encoding endolytic transglycosylase MltG: MTDHRDPASPEGLIAQSAPPRCRQRWGRRLVQGLAFLVALAVGFGYWRWQTWLQPLGGPEPIQVVIQPGSSSRLIGKQLHQAGVIRSALAWELWSRTFGRDWLFQAGTYALDPNQDMLSVARQLRQGRILQRRLTIPEGWRIEQMAAALAERNWLAADVFIATARVIPPLDWLPPSLNSLEGYLFPDTYLFPVEQVEGSLPDQQKAEIVINAMLQRFAAVALPLFRQHTTSLSLHEWVTLASIVEREAAVPEERALIAGVFLNRLKKGMPLGADPTVEYALNIQQTPDRRLTLAEVRTPSPYNTYLTPGLPPGPIASPGLASLKAVLEPEETDYLYFVARYDGTHVFSKTLAEHEAAQRQILRERQGSPPTSQ, translated from the coding sequence ATGACCGATCACCGCGATCCCGCCTCGCCCGAAGGCCTGATCGCCCAAAGTGCTCCGCCCCGCTGCCGCCAACGCTGGGGTCGCCGTCTAGTGCAAGGCTTAGCTTTCCTGGTGGCCTTGGCCGTTGGATTTGGCTACTGGCGCTGGCAGACCTGGCTTCAGCCGCTGGGTGGCCCAGAGCCAATCCAGGTGGTGATCCAGCCGGGCAGCAGCAGCCGTTTAATCGGGAAACAACTGCACCAAGCGGGGGTGATCCGCTCTGCCTTGGCCTGGGAGCTGTGGAGCCGCACCTTTGGACGCGACTGGCTGTTTCAGGCAGGTACCTACGCTTTGGATCCCAACCAAGACATGCTATCCGTAGCCCGACAACTGCGGCAGGGCCGGATTCTGCAGCGGCGGCTGACCATCCCGGAGGGCTGGCGGATCGAGCAGATGGCGGCGGCCTTGGCGGAGCGCAACTGGTTGGCAGCCGATGTTTTCATCGCCACGGCCCGCGTGATCCCTCCCCTCGATTGGCTGCCCCCCAGCTTGAACTCCCTGGAAGGCTATCTCTTCCCCGACACCTATCTTTTTCCTGTCGAACAGGTGGAGGGATCCCTGCCGGATCAGCAAAAAGCCGAGATTGTCATCAACGCCATGCTGCAGCGGTTTGCCGCCGTGGCCCTACCCCTGTTTCGCCAGCACACTACTTCCCTCTCCTTGCATGAGTGGGTTACCTTGGCCAGCATTGTGGAGCGGGAGGCCGCCGTGCCGGAGGAGCGTGCCTTAATCGCGGGCGTCTTTTTGAACCGGCTCAAAAAGGGAATGCCCTTGGGAGCCGATCCGACGGTGGAATATGCCCTGAACATCCAGCAGACGCCAGATCGCCGCCTCACCCTTGCCGAGGTGCGTACCCCCTCCCCCTACAACACCTACCTCACCCCCGGCTTGCCCCCTGGCCCCATCGCCAGTCCGGGCTTAGCCAGCCTCAAAGCCGTTTTGGAGCCTGAGGAGACCGATTACCTCTACTTTGTGGCCCGCTACGACGGCACCCATGTTTTCAGCAAGACCCTAGCCGAGCACGAGGCAGCTCAACGGCAAATCCTCCGCGAGCGGCAGGGATCCCCGCCCACTTCGCAATGA